In Cheilinus undulatus linkage group 16, ASM1832078v1, whole genome shotgun sequence, one DNA window encodes the following:
- the LOC121523677 gene encoding galactose-specific lectin nattectin-like, which yields MGRQRLQTIDIIEDKGLQDIIRFASDDPYHRPPTNTTVTRIRKCCERCPDGWARYGERCLKFHNTPKTWCKAETQCVHERGNLMSLHSAADVKIVRDIVAAATGMRTKVWLGGYDKVEEGCWHNSDGSPFDYEPWGKGEPNNLGGSEGCMQLHNEVGQPVNDAPCNVHSAFICAMDIEEMDA from the exons atgggtcgccagagactgcagaccatcgatATTATTGaagacaaggggcttcaagacatcatcagGTTTGCCTcggatgacccgtaccacagacCACCTACGAatactactgtcacaagaatcc GGAAGTGCTGTGAGCGCTGCCCTGATGGCTGGGCTCGGTATGGAGAACGCTGTCTCAAGTTCCACAATACACCAAAGACCTGGTGTAAAGCTGAG ACCCAATGTGTGCATGAAAGAGGGAACCTCATGTCACTTCACAGTGCTGCTGATGTCAAAATTGTCAGAGACATAGTAGCAGCTGCAACTGGTATGAGGACTAAAGTTTGGCTCGGAGGCTACGACAAAGTTGAG GAGGGTTGTTGGCATAACAGCGATGGCTCTCCTTTTGACTATGAGCCCTGGGGCAAAGGAGAGCCAAATAACTTAGGAGGAAGTGAAGGCTGCATGCAACTGCACAACGAAG TGGGTCAACCAGTCAACGACGCCCCCTGCAATGTCCATAGCGCCTTTATCTGTGCCATGGACATCGAGGAGATGGACGCTTAA